The genomic DNA TAAAACATTTTGGATTCTACTGACAATCGCAACATGCTGTTACCTGATTGCAGAGATTATCTGGTTCATTACAGAGAGTATCTTTTTAAGGGCAGTACCTTCTCCGGGTCTGACCGATGTTTTTTATCTGTTACAGGTTGTTTTTATTTTAAGTGCCCTGCTGTACAAAGTCTTTCATCAAACAAAAAAGCAAGAGCGCGTACCCTTCCTGTTTGATGTTTTAATTGTTTTAGTAGTCGCCTCGACATTTTCTTGGCACTTTTTAATTGCGCCCATTCTGGATTCACACGATATCAGCATGAATGAGTTGGTCGTTTCGTTGGCGTATCCGATTGGCGATTTAGGAATGCTTTTAGCAACCGCTTTTCTTTTTTTCAGTGCGACAAAACAACACCAAAATCTTTCGACACTACTTGTATTTGCAGCTTTATTAGTCCAGGCAATCGCCGACTCCGTTTACCTCTATTTGTTGTCGATTGGTGCCTATTTTTCCGGAAGTTTCATTGATCCGTTATTCATTGTCGTCATGATGATACTCGGATTGTCGGGATTACTTCATTCCTCTTCCAAAACGCCAGTAGAGTCCGAAGTGCTGATTGCCCAAATGAATATTTTTCAGCTGTTGACCCCGTATGGAGGTGTCCTGATTCTATTTCTTTTCATGGGCTTACACTCGACCGGAATGGATTCAGTCACCATCGGATCGGGTCTATCAATTGTCTTAGTGATTGTCAGACAAGTACTCATGATTTTGGAAAATCAGCGTCTGGTCAAACAATACTACCGCAAGACGCAGGAGTTAGAAATGAGTGAAGAACGCTATAAATCGTTATTTGAATATCACCCGGATCCTGTGTATTCCACTGATCTTACTGGTCGGTTCGAAAGTGCCAATAAAGCTTGTAGCACCCTGCTTGGTGTAACAAATGAAAAAATACTCGGTAAAAACAGTTTATTATACGTCGATCCCCTTGATCGTGACCGTGTCACTTTTGAGCTCAAACAAGTATTTATTGGCCATCCCCGGAGTTATGAAACAATCGTTAACGGTCATAATGGAAATAAAGCATACATGCATATCACAAACATTCCGATCATCGTTCGTGACAAACTGGTCGGCATCTTTGGCATCGGGAAAGACATTACAACCAACAAGGAAAACGAGAAGAAAGTTAACTATTTGGCCTACCATGATGCCCTAACCGGACTTAACAACCGGATTGCTTTTGAGGAAAAAATACATGAATTGATTAATACTCAAACCAATATCAACGCGAATCAAAACATTTCATTATTTTTCATGGATTTAAATCAATTTAAACGTGTGAACGATTCTTTAGGGCATGACGTAGGTGATCAACTTCTTACAGCTGTTGCTCAGCGTCTGCTTAATATGTCCGAATCTTTTACGATGATCGCAAGACAAGGTGGAGATGAATTTACTTTAATTGCGGAAAATATCGAATCTGATTCAAATTTGCAGGAGTTAGCAAGCATGTTAGTAACTCGTCTTCAAGATCCTTACAACATTCAAGGACATACCATTCATTGTCCTCCAAGTCTTGGTGTATCGTCCTTTCCAATGGATTCAAATTCATTTCGAGAATTGATGAAACATGCAGATATTGCGATGTATGCTTCTAAGAAAAAAAGCCTAAAGGGAGCTTACACTTTGTATTCCTCACTCCATGAGTTAGAAAAGTAAGTAATCCTCTTGAACTACCTCCACCTACGCTTCACTTAGAGGTGGAGGATTCCTGAGTTATCCGACCTGGTCGAAACCTGATCAGGCTAACCCCGTCGTCCCGACGGTTGAAGAAGCTAAAATGCGTTCTGCTTCTTGAAGAAGCGGTCAAACGCATCGGCAAGGTGTTTGACGCTGATCTGAACAGATGTACTATCCACTTCCTTCAACCAGTCGAACTCCTGCTTCAACAAAGGAATTTCTTTGGAACAAGAACCGAAAGACAGCCCTTTTCCAGTGGTCTTGTGCATTTCATCCCACTTCGCCAGGAAGTGGTTGAAGATGAATCGCCTAATTTTGATAAAATCATTTTTCATGACTCTAATTAAAAGAACTTATTTAATAACAGAGGAATGATTTCTCCACATGTTAACTGGACTACTGACAATTCGTTTACTCCATCTTTCAAAAGATGTCGCTTCTCGTTCGTCCGGAGAAAAAAATCACATTCATGTCCTCAATGATATTATGTAGATTTTCATAATCGTATCGTTCTTCAAAGGACTTGATCTATACTTGAAAATAGATCGGCAAAAGTTAATTACTTCGTTATCAAAGTCGACTCCACAGCTGAGTGAGTTGTTGCTGTACGGTCCAAAACATCCACCAACACGCTCCAGCGCACACTATGCTAAGTAAAAGTGATCCACCTCGACTCAAAAGTAGATACAATACCAACAACAGAAGAAACGTCGCCGGTAAGCCGTACAGGACACTTTTGACAAACGCCGTCACTTCCATTTTTGATTGGCCTTGCCGGACGAGCCAAATGAGACTGATCAGACTGACGAGCGGCAGGGCCGCAATCACCCCGCCGTACGTCGGGGAACGTCGGGCCAATTCCGTGACAAAACCGATGATGACGGCACTGGTAAAGATTTTAATCAGAAAAGCAGTCATCGGTCGCCTCCCGAAACAGCTGAAATGCCGTTTGAATCATGTGTTGTTCTGCAGGAGATAATTGGTTTAAAACATGCTCGACACGTTTTGCGTCGAGTTCGGTATGCGTTTTGACGGCTGTCCGTCCTTCACGCGTCAAACTGACTTGAACGACACGCTGGTCGACAGATGACCGTTGTTTGACGACATACCCAAGCCCTTCTAACTTTTTCACATGCTCCGACGCGGTATTCGGAGACAAATTAAACCGGGCTGCAATCTCCTTCACTGTAATGGCGCCTGTCATTTGAATCGTTTGCAAGATCCGGACACTTTGATGCGACAGATTTGCCGTCCATTTCGGATGCAGATGATAGTACAACCGGGCAAAGTCTTCATGAATCGCTGACATCTCGTTCACTCCCTTTTATATCGTTACATCCGATTATATCGTAAATTACGACATAAATAAACAGTCAGGAAAGCGAGGACAGACCATGAAAAAACGAATCACACTGTTCGTCATGAGCAGTCTATTCTTTACAGCAGGATGTACGACTGACACAACGACTTCGACGACAGATTCAATTGCGACGGAAGCCCGTCAAGATCCGGCGGCTGATTTAATCCGGGCAGACGACCGGGTGTATCGGCTCGACGGAAAAGATGCGACAATCAAAAAAAAGAACGTGATTTCCTTTTCGACTGTCACGAAACAACTTACCGCCAAACAACCGTTGACGGACCAATCGGCGACAGACTGGCAATCCGGAACGAAGTTATACCGGAGTGAAGACGCGACCGGTGTGCTGTTTGTTTTCAAAGGAACGACCGCTTACCGGTATACGGCCATTCCGGAAGGCTGATGGGTGCGAAATCCTTCTCTGTTCGAGACGACCGTCCCATTGAACCTTACGATTTTGTTAGTTAAATCTCTTTGAGGTAGATGGTACACTAATCCCATTACGTTCCAACGATCCACTAAGGGAGACTTCTTGATGAAAGAAACCACGCACACATCCACTTCCACCTTGACGACGGATGAAAAAATCATTCGCTTGATCCAAGGTCTTCACCAGTTACATACAACACCGATGAAAGCAGCACATTACCAAAAATTAGCACATTACCTGCCCTATCCCTCTTTACAGGAAATTGAACAACGGTTTGGCTCTTGGACCAAACTATTGGAACAAGCGGGCATCGTCAAACCGTTCGAGTTGTCCACCGAGGACCATTTGATGCTGAATCGGGCAAAACCCGGTACGTCCAGCCAAAAACGCTGGAGTGTGGATGAAAGTATCGCTTTTTATATCAAGACGCGTGGCTCACGCGTGACCATCCGCTCTTACTCGGAGTTACGGGAAACACATACGCAGATGGTGAGCGCAAACACCATCATCCGGCATTATGGGACATGGAAACAGGCACTGGCACATTTCCGGTTGTCGTCAAACGGTTTTTATTCCGACGCAGATTGCCTGAACGCGTTGCGCCAGGCATACGAAGAGCTCGGTCCTGACTTAACGAGCCAAGAGTATGTCCGGTTTGCGCGTAAGCACCAGGCCCCTTCCTTGACCTTATTAATCGAACGGTTCACGAGTTGGCGGGAAGCTTTACGGATTCTCGAAGAGACACTCGACTAAAAAACGGTTGATCCTCGCATGATTCGGAGGATCAACCGTTTTTCATTTTTTAAGTTCACCTGGATTTGATTTGAAAATCTCATGATCCTGTCCTTCTTTGCAGCCGGTCAGGGTAAAGGTGTTCCCTCCCTCAGTTGTTTGTTGCTCAAGGTTTTGACAGATTTCCTTGTTCCGGTCGTCTGCCTGCGAACCATATTCATCACGCGACGAATCGAGGGAATAGGTAAACCGTTTCCCGTCATACGTGACATCTTCAAGGATTGCATCCCCTTCCGTCGTATACCCCGTAATCCGGATTGTATCCTGTTTCTGTTGCCCGACTCGCGTTAAAAACGTCTCGAACCGGTCAAGATTATGCCGTTCCGGCGTCGTGACGATGTCACCGTTTTTACTGGCTTCTTTTAACGGGTAATCGTTGCTTGCACAACCGGCAAGCATCAGAATTCCAACTCCAAACAACAGATGGATTCGTTTTCTCATCCCTATTCCCCTTTCAGAGTGTCGTCGCGACGGTCTGTAAATCGTCAGCCGTCTCCGCAATCGATTCCGCGATATGGCGCATACCTTCAATCGTTCCGGCGACCTGTTCCGTATCCTGCGACAATGTAATAATCTGTTTCGAGACATCGACCGTTTGGCGGGAAATCGTCGTAAAGGCGTTGACGACACGGGTCAGTTCTTCCGTCGTTTGCACGACCGACTGCTCGGTCCCGCTCATCCGCTCCGAGACTTGTCCCATTTTCGAAGTGATTTCCTGGGCGATGCTTGATGCTTCTGACGCGGACCGTTTACTTTCTTCCGCCAGTTTCCGGATTTCCTGGGCGACGACGGTAAAGCCGCGTCCCATCTCGCCGGCTCGTGCCGCTTCGATCGAAGCGTTGAGACTCAACAGGTTCGTCTGATCGGAAATCGCCGTCACCATCCCGGCAATCCGTTCGATTTCGCGTGACAAAAAGGCGAGCTGTGTCATCTGTTCCGTCGTCAGCGTCATCTCTTCTACAACTTGTTCAAACCGTTTCGTTTCCGCCTCGACCAATTCGACACCGTCTGCCGCTTCTTTGGCTGCCTGGGTCAATTGTGTCGCAATCGCCCCTGTCGTCACGGACACCTGTTGGGCATGCCGCTCCATTTCCTGAAAACTGGCAGACGATTGTTGACTCATCGCGGCCAGTTCCTCTGTCGACTTTTGAACGGTCTGTCCGACACGCTGTTTCGCATCCGTCACCGTCTGCCGCTCGGCTTCGACCATCTCCTCATACATCGTCAAAACGATCTGTTGTTCGAGATTAAACAGTTTCCCGGCAGAGCGGACAATCCGGACCTGTTCCGACTCGGGTAACGTACTGTCCTCGATTTGCCGGCTCAAGACGTTTAATACCTTTTGGAAGGCGGCGATGTACCACTTATTTTGCAGGCCGATCCGGACATGCCGATCGGCGATCCGTTTTCGGACGTTGATGTAGTCCGGTGTGACCTGTCCGTCAAACATCTGGAGGATATGCTTGGCGAGCGTTCCTTTTAACCGTTCGAGTGTCGAGTGCCGTTCAATCAGTTGTTTCAGCTCCGGCACCCGGACCAACTCCGCATAAAACGCATCGACCATCTGCGGCATCCACTCCGCGACATCGTGACGGATCAAACGGATGATTTGTAAATCCTCGACCGTCAAATCAATCAGCTGGAGTTGTTGCGCAAATGCTGCCCCCGCTTCTAAGCGAACATGTTCCTGTTCTTGTTGCATCCGTTCTGAAAACGTAATCTCTTGTTGTTTCGACCACCATTTCACACTATCGATCCCCTTTTTCAGTCATCTCATCTTGTATAACGGCTTCATACTGCCAAAGATGAAGCATTTTCCTTTGAATTCCCAAAATGAATGACACTTTTCCCAAAAGAGTGACAGTTCTGAATGACTGTTCGAAAAAAACAACCCGTCCGTGACGGATTGTCAGATCTTTTAGGATACAGTTCGTTGCGCAAGCCATTGATCGAGACGATGCAATTGTGAGGTGAATCCTTCTTTCATTCCCATCTCAAGGACTTGTTTTACCGCTTCCTCGGTCTTAAAGTCCGACCGGAACACTACCCGGGTCCGGTCACCGACGGCTTCGAACGTCGTCACGTTTTCACTGCCCGGCAATTCTTCGGAAATTGTTCCGGAAGCATCCGAAAAATAATCGGCGTGGGCGTAACTTTGCGGAGCATCAATTTGTCGGAAGATCGCTTTTCCCCACGACTCCATTCCGTAGAATTCCCCTTGCGCGGGATCCTTGCAGCGCATACAGTAATGCCAAATGCCGCCTTCGACGAAATCAAAGGTCGTGATTTCCGTTTGCCAGCCTTCCGGTCCCCACCAGGCTTCGAGATGCTCTTTTTCCGTAAATGCGGCAAATACCAGCTCACGAGGAGCGTCGAACGTCCATTCCATTTGAAGAACGGAACCTTCGACTTTCGTTTTTAGTTTTTCTTGCATCATCGTTCACTCCTTTGGGTTGACTGTGTCCTGTATCTGTTCCAAATATCCTTCAAGTCGTGTCATCCGGCTGACCATCTGCTGTTCAAACGATTGGCTCCACGCAGTGAGACCTTGGAACGGCTCCGTTCGCAAATGATAAATCCGGCGGTTCGCGGCCGGTTCGATGCGGACGAGATCCGCTTCGAGCAGAACTTTCAGGTGTTTCGATGTTTGCGGTTGGTTAAGACGTAACTGTACGGCAATTTCACCGACCGGTAACGGACCCGTCTTCAACAGTTCGACGATTTTCAAGCGATTGGTATCGGATAAAGCAAATAACGTACGTGCAAGCCCATCTGACATGATTTCCACCTCTTCTGTTTATATATACCCCAAAAGGAATATTCCAAACAAAGAATATATAAAATTGAGCGAAATAGTTGTCAGACGAAACAAACGTACAGTATCGTCAAAGCACACGCATGTAAAGAGAGAGTGAAGTCTGATGAAAACCGAATGGCTCGAAGCCTTTCACGTCACGGCGGAAACATCCAGCCTGACGAAAGCAAGCGAACTGTTGCATATGACGCAACCGGCGCTCAGCAAACAAATCAAAAATCTCGAACAGGCGGTCGGCGCTCCCCTGTTCACCCGGACGACGAGCGGAGTCTCCCTGACGCCGGCAGGAGAAATCGTCTTCAAAGACGGACAAAAAATTCTCGAACAGCTCGATGACATGCAACGAAAAATTGATCAGTTGCAGGGACAGACGTCGTTCACACTCGGTTCATGGCCGAGTGTCGCCATGTCTTATTTGCCGCAACACTTCGCCAACCATCCAACAGTGGATGGACCGGAACTGAAGATCAAGACGGCACACACATATATCGAACTAATGGCCGGTCTTGAGCAGCATCAGTACGATGCCGTATTGCTCGACGATCGGCAAATCGAGCATCCGTATCCGTCGACACACCTGTATACGGAACCGTTTTTACTCTACTTCCATGAAGCCGACGAACGGTTCGAAGGCTGTGTCGATGTCCGGTTCGATCAAATCGAATCCTCGTCGTTCCTGTCCTTGCCGATCGATTGTGACTCGACGAATATCCTGAAAGCCGCGTTTGCGGAACGCGGGGCGACCTATACTGTCGCTTCGGAAATGGAATTTGGTTCAAGCGTCCTTGGCTTCATCCGGGCAAAACTCGGGATCGCGATTTTACCGGCGATTTTCCAGGATGGTCTTCCTCCGGAAATCCGGACCCTGCCGATCACCGGCTTTGACGTCACACGCGAATTATCTCTCGTAACACGGGACGCGGAACACCATCAGACGTTACTCCGTTTGATTGGTCATCCGCGTAGCCGTTGATTCAGTCGGTTCCGCAGAGCGTCGATTTCGGAACGGTCGAGCGTCTGATCTTCGATTTCCCCGTAACGGACCACATGATAAAGTAGCGGATTAATCGGCAACTCGATCCGGTCGAGCCAATCCTGGACCGTTTCTTCCGGCCGGCGTTTTGATCCGTCCGGTAGCTGCCGGTCAAAAGAAGCAATCAATTGACGGACTTCGGAAACGGAGTCCGTTTGTTGTCGTTGTCGCTCCGGACGCCAGTCAAGCGGTGCTATCTTCGGACGTAAGATTTGCGGATCCCCCTCTTCCGTCGGCTCAAGCAACTGTTTACGCCGGCGGTATCCGAGTAACCGGCGGAACACAAAAACAGATAAGAAGGCTGTGACCAGTGCTCCGACCGGCAGCAGAATATCCGGCAAGAACAAGGAGGTACCTTTGATCATTGGACCTTTCGGGAACGGTTTTGCTCCAAATTTCGGCCCCTTCATTGCTTTGCGCGGCTTAATTTTGTAATGGAATGTGTAATCCGCCGGTTTATAGATATATGTCTTATAAACATAACGTTCAAACGCGACGAGCGATGCGGCCATTACCAAAACGGATAGAATCATCAGTCCGAGCTTCCGTTGCATAATACGCCTCCTTTTTTTACCAAATAATAACATATAGCGGCTAGTTCTTCAGCATTTTTCTTTCTTTTCAGTCAATTTGAGCGTACAGTAAAATTACACTGTCAGAATAGGATGTGATCATATGTACTTACCTTCGTTTCAACTGAATCAGAAAACCGTTCTTGTGACCGGTGCCGGTCGCGGCATCGGCCGTGCCCTGGCGATCGGAATGGCGGAAGCTGGCGCGGATGTCTTACTGGTCGCCCGCACGGAATCCGATTTACAGGAAACCGCAAAACAGATTGAACAACTTGGACGGCGCGCCTTTGTCTTAACATGCGACGTGACGGACCGGACGCAGGTCCAGGCGACGGTCGACCGTGCCTATACATATGTTGACCGGATTGATGTCCTTGTCAACAATGCCGGAATGAACATCCGCTCGAAAGCACTGGATGTCACCGAGGACGAGTGGGAAACAATCCAGCAGACGAACTTAAAGTCTGCCTTCCTATTCTCACAGGAAATCGGACGCCGGATGCAGGACACCGGCGGCAGTATCCTCAACATCGCTTCGGTTGCGGGACACGTCGCCTTACGAACCGGTGTCGTCTATGCGACGACGAAAGCCGCCTTGATTCAGATGACAAAAGTCTTAGCGCTTGAATGGGGTCCGAAAAATATCCGCGTCAATGCGATCGGACCGTGGTATTTCAAGACACCGCTGACGGAACCGTTGCTCGCCGATCCCGCTTATTTGCAGGACATCGTTGACGTGACACCGCTCGGCCGGGTCGGTGAACTGACGGAACTCGTTGGACCAGCTGTGTTCCTTGCGTCGGACGCCGGAACGTACGTCACCGGACAGACGCTGTTCGTTGACGGCGGGATGACGATTAAAGGATTTTAACGTGAGACGAAAAGGACTTCCGATTTTAATCGAAAGTCCCTTTTTCTGTCGTGTCCTATTTTTAAAGTGAGGTGGGAAAACCAGATGGATTCATTAAGAGATACGATTGCTGTCGTTACCGGCGCATCCCGCGGCGCCGGTCGCGGAATCGCTTACGAACTGGGACGATCCGGAGCAACCGTCTACGTGACGGGACGCAGTACGCAGGAAAGCTCCACCGACGGTCGTCCGGAAACGATTGAACAGACGGCCGCCGGTGTCACGGCTCGCGGTGGTCTCGGTATTCCGGTCCGTTGTGACCATACCGATCCGGACGAGATAACTTGCTTGTTCCAACAGATTCAAGACCAGCACGGTCAGATTGATCTGCTCGTCAACAGTGTGTTCGGCGGTTCGGAAGCTTCCCTTCCTGTGGGGCAAGGCAAACGATTTTGGGAACGTCCGCCGGAACACTGGGACGCGATGATGGTCGCCGGCCCGAAAGCCTATTTGCTGACGACGCGGGCGGCTGTTCCGTTGCTTCAGCAAAGTCCAACAGCATTGATCGTCAATT from Exiguobacterium sibiricum 7-3 includes the following:
- a CDS encoding DUF4084 domain-containing protein, which gives rise to MLKSLRWPLSITFFYLFFYYIWILAWNDDFYIQAFGGNLFSVFGIFIAFVWLSSTVKKSKGTDKTFWILLTIATCCYLIAEIIWFITESIFLRAVPSPGLTDVFYLLQVVFILSALLYKVFHQTKKQERVPFLFDVLIVLVVASTFSWHFLIAPILDSHDISMNELVVSLAYPIGDLGMLLATAFLFFSATKQHQNLSTLLVFAALLVQAIADSVYLYLLSIGAYFSGSFIDPLFIVVMMILGLSGLLHSSSKTPVESEVLIAQMNIFQLLTPYGGVLILFLFMGLHSTGMDSVTIGSGLSIVLVIVRQVLMILENQRLVKQYYRKTQELEMSEERYKSLFEYHPDPVYSTDLTGRFESANKACSTLLGVTNEKILGKNSLLYVDPLDRDRVTFELKQVFIGHPRSYETIVNGHNGNKAYMHITNIPIIVRDKLVGIFGIGKDITTNKENEKKVNYLAYHDALTGLNNRIAFEEKIHELINTQTNINANQNISLFFMDLNQFKRVNDSLGHDVGDQLLTAVAQRLLNMSESFTMIARQGGDEFTLIAENIESDSNLQELASMLVTRLQDPYNIQGHTIHCPPSLGVSSFPMDSNSFRELMKHADIAMYASKKKSLKGAYTLYSSLHELEK
- a CDS encoding DUF3147 family protein translates to MTAFLIKIFTSAVIIGFVTELARRSPTYGGVIAALPLVSLISLIWLVRQGQSKMEVTAFVKSVLYGLPATFLLLLVLYLLLSRGGSLLLSIVCAGACWWMFWTVQQQLTQLWSRL
- a CDS encoding MarR family winged helix-turn-helix transcriptional regulator, which codes for MSAIHEDFARLYYHLHPKWTANLSHQSVRILQTIQMTGAITVKEIAARFNLSPNTASEHVKKLEGLGYVVKQRSSVDQRVVQVSLTREGRTAVKTHTELDAKRVEHVLNQLSPAEQHMIQTAFQLFREATDDCFSD
- a CDS encoding homing endonuclease associated repeat-containing protein — its product is MKETTHTSTSTLTTDEKIIRLIQGLHQLHTTPMKAAHYQKLAHYLPYPSLQEIEQRFGSWTKLLEQAGIVKPFELSTEDHLMLNRAKPGTSSQKRWSVDESIAFYIKTRGSRVTIRSYSELRETHTQMVSANTIIRHYGTWKQALAHFRLSSNGFYSDADCLNALRQAYEELGPDLTSQEYVRFARKHQAPSLTLLIERFTSWREALRILEETLD
- a CDS encoding DUF4362 domain-containing protein, whose protein sequence is MRKRIHLLFGVGILMLAGCASNDYPLKEASKNGDIVTTPERHNLDRFETFLTRVGQQKQDTIRITGYTTEGDAILEDVTYDGKRFTYSLDSSRDEYGSQADDRNKEICQNLEQQTTEGGNTFTLTGCKEGQDHEIFKSNPGELKK
- a CDS encoding globin-coupled sensor protein, giving the protein MKWWSKQQEITFSERMQQEQEHVRLEAGAAFAQQLQLIDLTVEDLQIIRLIRHDVAEWMPQMVDAFYAELVRVPELKQLIERHSTLERLKGTLAKHILQMFDGQVTPDYINVRKRIADRHVRIGLQNKWYIAAFQKVLNVLSRQIEDSTLPESEQVRIVRSAGKLFNLEQQIVLTMYEEMVEAERQTVTDAKQRVGQTVQKSTEELAAMSQQSSASFQEMERHAQQVSVTTGAIATQLTQAAKEAADGVELVEAETKRFEQVVEEMTLTTEQMTQLAFLSREIERIAGMVTAISDQTNLLSLNASIEAARAGEMGRGFTVVAQEIRKLAEESKRSASEASSIAQEITSKMGQVSERMSGTEQSVVQTTEELTRVVNAFTTISRQTVDVSKQIITLSQDTEQVAGTIEGMRHIAESIAETADDLQTVATTL
- a CDS encoding SRPBCC family protein; this translates as MQEKLKTKVEGSVLQMEWTFDAPRELVFAAFTEKEHLEAWWGPEGWQTEITTFDFVEGGIWHYCMRCKDPAQGEFYGMESWGKAIFRQIDAPQSYAHADYFSDASGTISEELPGSENVTTFEAVGDRTRVVFRSDFKTEEAVKQVLEMGMKEGFTSQLHRLDQWLAQRTVS
- a CDS encoding ArsR/SmtB family transcription factor; its protein translation is MSDGLARTLFALSDTNRLKIVELLKTGPLPVGEIAVQLRLNQPQTSKHLKVLLEADLVRIEPAANRRIYHLRTEPFQGLTAWSQSFEQQMVSRMTRLEGYLEQIQDTVNPKE
- a CDS encoding LysR family transcriptional regulator — its product is MKTEWLEAFHVTAETSSLTKASELLHMTQPALSKQIKNLEQAVGAPLFTRTTSGVSLTPAGEIVFKDGQKILEQLDDMQRKIDQLQGQTSFTLGSWPSVAMSYLPQHFANHPTVDGPELKIKTAHTYIELMAGLEQHQYDAVLLDDRQIEHPYPSTHLYTEPFLLYFHEADERFEGCVDVRFDQIESSSFLSLPIDCDSTNILKAAFAERGATYTVASEMEFGSSVLGFIRAKLGIAILPAIFQDGLPPEIRTLPITGFDVTRELSLVTRDAEHHQTLLRLIGHPRSR
- a CDS encoding SDR family NAD(P)-dependent oxidoreductase, giving the protein MYLPSFQLNQKTVLVTGAGRGIGRALAIGMAEAGADVLLVARTESDLQETAKQIEQLGRRAFVLTCDVTDRTQVQATVDRAYTYVDRIDVLVNNAGMNIRSKALDVTEDEWETIQQTNLKSAFLFSQEIGRRMQDTGGSILNIASVAGHVALRTGVVYATTKAALIQMTKVLALEWGPKNIRVNAIGPWYFKTPLTEPLLADPAYLQDIVDVTPLGRVGELTELVGPAVFLASDAGTYVTGQTLFVDGGMTIKGF
- a CDS encoding SDR family NAD(P)-dependent oxidoreductase; this translates as MDSLRDTIAVVTGASRGAGRGIAYELGRSGATVYVTGRSTQESSTDGRPETIEQTAAGVTARGGLGIPVRCDHTDPDEITCLFQQIQDQHGQIDLLVNSVFGGSEASLPVGQGKRFWERPPEHWDAMMVAGPKAYLLTTRAAVPLLQQSPTALIVNLTSFTPDQAAGNLYYDLAMQSINRMTFVMGQELRTSRVASIALCPGFMRTERVVDAGFSSDATETTAYVGQAVVALAQDPDILQRTGQALFVSDLARDYGFTDQDGTQPATFIT